The Paenibacillus macerans genome includes a window with the following:
- the rsmH gene encoding 16S rRNA (cytosine(1402)-N(4))-methyltransferase RsmH has product MFHHITVLKAEATEGLRIKPDGIYVDCTLGGGGHSSVILSQLGEGGRLIAFDQDDWALDNAKERLAPYADKLTLVKSNFRHLEQKLLELSGIPQQNGVPQVDGVLFDLGVSSPQFDEGERGFSYNADAPLDMRMDQSARLTARDIVNEWPEREIARILFQYGEEKFSRRIAKVIVERREQEPIETTGQLVELIKEGIPAAARRTGGHPAKRSFQALRIAVNDELGAFEEGLHAAIRCLAPGGRVSVITFHSLEDRICKQIFSSYVEKCTCPPDFPMCVCGGKGSLKLINRKPVVPSERELAENSRARSAKLRVAEKLQTLVEES; this is encoded by the coding sequence GTGTTTCATCACATCACGGTGCTTAAAGCAGAAGCGACAGAAGGGCTGCGCATCAAGCCGGACGGCATTTACGTAGATTGTACGCTGGGGGGCGGCGGCCACAGCTCGGTCATCTTGTCCCAGCTTGGCGAAGGCGGCAGGCTGATCGCTTTTGATCAGGACGATTGGGCGCTGGACAACGCCAAAGAGCGTTTGGCCCCTTATGCGGACAAGTTAACTTTGGTGAAAAGCAATTTTCGCCATTTGGAACAAAAGCTGCTGGAGCTAAGCGGCATCCCGCAGCAGAACGGCGTCCCGCAAGTGGATGGCGTGCTGTTTGACCTGGGCGTTTCGTCTCCGCAGTTCGACGAGGGGGAACGCGGATTCAGCTACAACGCTGACGCCCCCCTCGATATGCGCATGGATCAATCGGCGCGGCTCACAGCGCGGGACATCGTCAACGAGTGGCCGGAGCGGGAAATTGCCCGCATTTTGTTCCAGTACGGGGAGGAGAAGTTTTCCAGACGCATCGCCAAAGTCATCGTGGAGAGGCGCGAACAGGAACCGATAGAAACGACCGGTCAATTGGTCGAGCTGATCAAGGAAGGAATCCCGGCGGCGGCCCGGCGAACGGGCGGGCACCCGGCCAAACGAAGCTTTCAGGCGCTGCGGATCGCCGTAAACGACGAGCTTGGCGCGTTTGAAGAAGGACTCCATGCCGCGATTCGTTGTTTGGCGCCGGGCGGGAGAGTTTCGGTCATCACCTTTCATTCTTTGGAAGACCGCATCTGCAAGCAAATTTTTTCTAGTTATGTGGAGAAATGTACCTGTCCCCCCGACTTTCCGATGTGCGTATGCGGGGGAAAGGGATCGCTGAAGTTGATAAACCGGAAACCGGTGGTCCCGTCGGAGAGGGAACTGGCGGAGAATTCGCGGGCGCGGTCGGCAAAATTGCGCGTGGCGGAGAAATTGCAAACCTTAGTGGAGGAATCGTAA
- a CDS encoding adenosylhomocysteinase, producing MSSAAIQNSIITDLKLAPEGHLKIDWVEAHMPVLNRIRKQFEAEQPFKGLKVTISLHLEAKTAYLAKVVQAGGAEVTITGSNPLSTQDDVCAALVEDGVTVYAKYNPEPAEYKALLIKALETKPDLIIDDGGDLVTILHSERPDLLENVRGGAEETTTGILRLKAMDKEGKLKFPMVAVNDAYCKYLFDNRYGTGQSVWDGINRTTNLVVAGKTVVVVGYGWCGKGVAMRAKGLGANVIVTEVDAIKAVEAYMDGFRVMPMLDAAKLGDFFVTVTGNRDVIRGEHYDVMKDGAILSNAGHFDVEVNKPELQERSVSVRTVRRNIEEYQLKDGRKMYILAEGRLVNLAAGDGHPAEIMDMTFALQALSLKYVNDRYKEIGSTVVNVPYELDEQVARFKLESLGVGIDTLSVEQRAYLDSWQEH from the coding sequence ATGAGTTCAGCAGCGATTCAAAACAGTATTATTACGGACTTGAAGCTAGCGCCGGAGGGGCACCTCAAAATCGATTGGGTGGAGGCCCACATGCCGGTGCTGAACCGGATCCGCAAGCAGTTTGAAGCGGAGCAGCCGTTCAAAGGCTTGAAGGTGACGATCTCGCTGCACCTTGAAGCGAAAACCGCTTATTTGGCGAAGGTGGTGCAAGCCGGAGGAGCCGAAGTGACGATCACCGGAAGCAATCCGCTGTCGACCCAGGATGATGTCTGCGCGGCGCTCGTGGAAGACGGGGTTACGGTATATGCCAAATACAACCCGGAACCGGCGGAGTACAAAGCGCTTTTGATCAAGGCGCTGGAAACGAAACCCGATCTGATCATCGACGACGGCGGCGACCTTGTCACGATTCTGCATTCCGAACGGCCGGACCTGCTGGAAAATGTCCGCGGCGGCGCCGAGGAAACGACGACCGGCATTTTGCGCCTGAAAGCGATGGATAAGGAAGGAAAGCTTAAATTCCCAATGGTCGCAGTAAACGATGCCTACTGCAAATATTTGTTCGACAACCGCTATGGCACCGGACAATCGGTATGGGACGGCATCAACCGCACGACGAATCTGGTGGTCGCCGGCAAAACCGTGGTCGTCGTCGGCTACGGCTGGTGCGGCAAAGGCGTGGCGATGCGGGCCAAGGGGCTTGGCGCCAACGTCATCGTCACCGAAGTTGATGCGATCAAAGCCGTCGAAGCCTACATGGACGGGTTCCGCGTAATGCCGATGCTGGACGCCGCCAAGCTCGGCGATTTCTTCGTGACGGTAACCGGCAACCGTGACGTCATTCGCGGCGAGCATTATGATGTGATGAAAGACGGCGCGATTCTGTCGAACGCCGGCCACTTCGACGTGGAAGTGAACAAACCGGAGCTTCAGGAACGTTCCGTCTCGGTGCGGACCGTTCGCCGCAATATCGAGGAATATCAATTGAAGGACGGACGAAAAATGTACATCCTTGCCGAAGGTCGTCTCGTCAACCTCGCCGCCGGCGACGGACATCCGGCCGAGATCATGGACATGACGTTTGCGCTTCAGGCGTTGTCGCTGAAATACGTTAACGACCGGTACAAGGAAATCGGCAGCACGGTCGTAAACGTGCCGTACGAGCTTGATGAGCAAGTGGCCCGCTTCAAGCTGGAAAGCCTCGGCGTAGGCATCGACACGCTTTCCGTCGAGCAGCGCGCCTACCTCGACAGCTGGCAGGAGCATTGA
- the mraZ gene encoding division/cell wall cluster transcriptional repressor MraZ — protein MFMGEFQHSIDDKGRIIIPAKFRDLLGSSFVVTRGLDQCLFVYPMQEWEVLEQKLKALPLMKSDARAFTRFFFSGATECEWDKQGRVNLPGNLRQYAKLEKDCVVLGVSNRVEIWSKDIWEQYFQQSEDTFNEIAEKLVDFNFDL, from the coding sequence ATGTTTATGGGGGAATTCCAACATAGCATTGACGACAAGGGCCGGATAATTATCCCGGCTAAGTTTCGCGATCTCCTCGGAAGCTCTTTTGTTGTTACCCGCGGCTTGGACCAGTGTCTTTTCGTGTATCCGATGCAGGAATGGGAAGTACTGGAACAGAAGCTGAAAGCTTTGCCGCTCATGAAGTCGGATGCGCGTGCGTTTACCCGCTTTTTTTTCTCGGGAGCTACGGAATGCGAGTGGGATAAACAGGGAAGGGTAAACCTGCCAGGCAATTTAAGGCAGTACGCGAAGCTGGAGAAAGATTGCGTCGTTCTGGGCGTATCGAATCGGGTTGAGATTTGGAGCAAGGACATTTGGGAGCAATACTTCCAGCAGTCGGAGGATACGTTTAACGAAATCGCCGAGAAGCTGGTCGACTTCAATTTCGACCTGTAG